From one Candidatus Acididesulfobacter guangdongensis genomic stretch:
- the pgeF gene encoding peptidoglycan editing factor PgeF has product MQIPYNMLFLNKTNYTDCAVGKQNNNLVLGFGDKNIDFQTKNITARFDLIKQIRLNYHIEDENYFNIAELNQVHGNAVISVEEHNTEKFSEKITDADGIFTSLKHYLLCIKTADCVPLLFYDKISGTIGAVHCGWRGLYSDILINSADMLKRHYNANIENVAVVIGPGICKHCYTVKEDLYEKFINKDINYKNYFAAKYAGTGNGDCAHSDKQNVSNCDSLAEYLFDLKGLIKYVLSASGFRKENICDTDLCTYENENYFSYRKNKTAQRFVSFIGKL; this is encoded by the coding sequence ATGCAAATACCATATAATATGCTATTTTTAAATAAAACAAATTATACAGACTGCGCCGTAGGCAAACAGAATAATAATCTTGTGCTTGGCTTTGGAGATAAAAACATTGATTTTCAGACAAAAAACATAACGGCAAGATTTGACCTGATAAAGCAGATAAGATTAAATTATCATATCGAAGATGAAAATTATTTCAATATTGCAGAATTAAATCAGGTCCACGGTAATGCCGTGATTTCTGTCGAGGAGCATAATACTGAGAAATTTTCTGAAAAAATAACAGACGCAGACGGTATTTTTACGTCTCTGAAACATTACTTATTGTGCATAAAAACGGCGGATTGCGTACCTTTGCTGTTTTATGATAAAATTTCGGGGACTATAGGAGCCGTTCATTGCGGATGGCGCGGTTTATACAGTGATATCTTAATTAACTCTGCCGATATGCTGAAACGTCACTATAATGCGAATATTGAAAATGTTGCAGTCGTTATAGGTCCCGGGATTTGCAAACATTGCTACACCGTTAAGGAAGATTTATATGAAAAATTTATAAATAAAGATATAAATTATAAAAATTACTTTGCGGCGAAATATGCCGGCACCGGAAACGGCGACTGCGCACACAGCGACAAACAAAATGTAAGTAATTGTGACAGTTTGGCGGAATATTTATTTGATTTAAAAGGATTGATAAAATATGTTCTTTCCGCTTCAGGATTTCGCAAAGAAAATATATGCGATACGGATCTTTGCACTTACGAAAATGAAAATTATTTCAGTTATAGAAAAAATAAAACAGCGCAAAGATTTGTGTCGTTTATCGGAAAATTATGA
- a CDS encoding RluA family pseudouridine synthase, translating into MGLKSFYSSDEKIRLDIALTNNLNNFTRSFIKKLIEAGNVSVNNLITRKPSLLIRTGALVSVDEPEIREDTLKPFDFPIDIIYEDNMLAVINKPAGISVHPSKGEHEKTLVNALVGKISDLSGIGGIERPGIVHRLDKDTSGIMLIAKNDKSHNALAEQFKNRIIKKTYIALVYGIFKESAGKIEGYIERDPKNKIKMKLSQTNGKHALTSFKTIKTIDGIISLLEISPLTGRTHQIRVSMLETGHPILGDKIYKKIEFKNKNEFKQFNFISRQMLHAYKISFIHPETDRLMIFTARPPQDMLWGLENTEYCAAQPTVVDN; encoded by the coding sequence ATGGGACTAAAATCATTTTATTCTTCTGATGAAAAAATCCGGTTAGATATAGCGCTTACAAATAATTTAAATAATTTTACAAGATCGTTTATCAAAAAATTAATTGAAGCAGGAAACGTATCTGTAAATAATTTAATAACAAGAAAGCCCTCGCTGCTCATCAGAACAGGCGCGCTGGTTTCTGTTGATGAGCCTGAAATAAGGGAAGATACATTAAAACCTTTCGATTTTCCGATAGATATTATTTACGAAGATAATATGCTTGCAGTTATAAATAAACCTGCGGGTATTAGTGTACATCCTTCTAAAGGAGAACACGAAAAAACGCTGGTAAACGCATTAGTCGGTAAAATATCCGACCTGTCCGGCATCGGCGGTATCGAAAGACCGGGTATAGTTCATAGATTAGATAAAGATACATCGGGAATTATGCTGATAGCAAAGAACGATAAATCGCATAATGCGCTTGCTGAGCAATTCAAAAACAGGATTATTAAAAAAACCTATATAGCACTCGTATATGGCATTTTTAAGGAATCTGCCGGAAAGATAGAGGGCTATATTGAAAGGGATCCTAAAAATAAAATTAAAATGAAATTATCGCAAACTAACGGCAAACATGCGCTGACATCGTTTAAAACAATAAAGACAATAGACGGCATTATAAGCCTTTTAGAAATAAGTCCTCTTACCGGCAGAACTCATCAAATCAGGGTTTCTATGCTGGAAACCGGACATCCTATATTGGGCGATAAAATTTACAAAAAAATTGAATTTAAAAACAAAAATGAATTTAAACAGTTTAATTTTATAAGCAGGCAAATGCTGCATGCGTATAAAATATCTTTTATCCATCCCGAGACGGACCGTCTTATGATTTTTACTGCCAGACCGCCTCAGGATATGCTATGGGGATTGGAAAACACCGAATACTGTGCTGCACAACCAACGGTGGTTGATAATTAA